The proteins below come from a single Cervus elaphus chromosome 4, mCerEla1.1, whole genome shotgun sequence genomic window:
- the NRN1L gene encoding neuritin-like protein, which produces MMRCCCCCCHHRQPPCALGLLLLLLLPPLVPVSPLAAATAGPGRCDTIYQGFAECLIRLGDSMGHGGELETVCRSWNDFHTCASRVLSGCPEEAAAVWESLQQEARRAPHPDNLHTLCGTPVRLQERGVGPETNQETLRATAPAPTPAPTPPLLAAALALACLLGPLA; this is translated from the exons ATgatgcgctgctgctgctgctgctgtcaccaCCGGCAACCGCCCTGTGCGCTGGGgctgttgctgttgctgctgctgccgcccctCG TCCCTGTATCTCCCCTGGCAGCAGCCACAGCGGGCCCAGGCCGCTGTGACACCATATATCAGGGCTTTGCCGAGTGTCTCATCCGCTTGGGAGACAGCATGGGCCACGGAGGCGAACTGGAGACCGTCTGCAG GTCTTGGAATGACTTCCACACCTGTGCCTCACGAGTCCTGTCGGGCTGCCCGGAGGAGGCAGCTGCCGTGTGGGAGTCACTACAGCAAGAAGCTCGCCGGGCCCCACACCCAGATAACTTGCACACTCTCTGTGGCACCCCTGTGCGCCTTCAGGAGCGTGGGGTGGGCCCAGAGACCAACCAGGAAACCCTGCGGGCGACAGCGCCGGCGCCCACCCCGGCCCCCACGCCCCCGCTGCTGGCAGCTGCCCTGGCGCTGGCCTGCCTCCTGGGGCCCCTGGCCTAG
- the EDC4 gene encoding enhancer of mRNA-decapping protein 4, translating into MASSCASIDIEDATQHLRDILKLDRPAGGPSAENQRPSNAYNGDLNGLLVPDPLCSGDSASTNKPGLRAMPPINLQEKQVICLLGDDSSTGIGILAKEVEIVASSDSSISSKARGSNKVKIQPVAKYDWEQKYYYGNLIAVSNSFLAYAIRAANNGSAMVRVISVSTSERTLLKGFTGSVADLAFAHLNSPQLACLDEAGNLFVWRLALINGKIQEEILVHIRQPEGTPLNHFRRIIWCPFIPEESEDCCEEGSPTVALLHEDRAEVWDLDMLRTNHSTWPVDVTQIKQGFIVVKGHSTCLSEGALSPDGTVLATASHDGFVKFWQIYIEGQDEPRCLHEWKPHDGRPLSCLLFCDNHKKQDPEVPFWRFLITGADQNRELKMWCTVSWTCLQTIRFSPDIFSPVSVPPSLKVCLDLSAEYLILSDVQRKVLYVMELLQNQEEGRACFSSISEFLLTHPVLSFGIQVVSRCRLRHTEVLPAEEENDSLGADGTHGAGAMESAAGVLIKLFCVHTKALQDVQIRFQPQLNPDVVAPLPSHPAHEDFAFGESRPELGSEGLGSATQGSQPDLRRIVELPAPADFLSLSSETKPKLMTPDAFMTPSASLQQIAASPSSSSSSSSSSLTAVSAMSSTSVVDPSLPRPPEELTLSPKLQLDGGLTMSSSSLQASPRGLLPGLLPGPADKLTPKGPGQVPTAASALALELQEVEPLGLPQASPSRTRSPDVISSASTALSQDIPEIASEALSRGFGASAPEGLEPDSMASAASALHLLSPRPRPGPELGPQLSLDGSPGDGDRHSTPSLLEAALTQEATAPDSQVWPTAPDITRETCSSLAESPRNGLQEKHKSLAFHRPPYHLLQQHDSQDASAEQSDHDDEVASLASAAGNFGTKVPTPRLPAKDWKTKGSPRASPKLKRKGKKDDGDSSLGSRLTEHQVAETPENWPALIWQQQRELAQLRHSQEELLQRLCTQLEGLQSTVTGHVERALESRHEQEQRRLERALAEGQQRGGQLQEQLTQQLSQALSSAVAGRLERSIRDEIKKTVPPCVSRSLEPVAGQLSSSVATKLTAVESSMKENISKLLKSKNLTDAIARAAADTLQGPMQAAYREAFQSVVLPAFEKSCQAMFQQINDSFRLGTQEYLQQLESHMKSRKAREQEAREPVLAQLRGLVSTLQGATEQMAATVSGSVRAEVQHQLHVAVGSLQEAILAQVQRIVKGEVSVALKEQQAAVTSSIMQAMRSAAGTPVPAAHLDCQAQQAHILQLLQQGHLNQAFQQALTAADLNLVLYVCETVDPGQVFGQPPCPLSQPVLLSLIQQLASDLGTRTDLKLSYLEEAVMHLDHSDPITRDHMGSVMAQVRQKLFQFLQAEPHNSLGKAARRLSLMLHGLMTPSLP; encoded by the exons ATGGCCTCCTCTTGCGCGAGCATCGACATCGAGGACGCCACGCAGCACCTGCGGGACATCCTCAAGCTGGACCGGCCGGCGGGAG GCCCCAGTGCAGAGAACCAGCGACCATCTAATGCCTACAATGGAGATCTCAATGGGCTCCTGGTCCCAGACCCCCTCTGCTCAGGTGACAGTGCTTCAACAAACAAGCCTGGTCTCCGAGCCATGCCACCTATTAACCTGCAGGAAAAGCAGGTCAT CTGCCTCTTAGGAGATGACAGTTCCACTGGCATCGGAATTTTGGCCAAGGAGGTGGAGATTGTGGCCAGCAGTGACTCTAGCATCTCAAGCAAGGCACGGGGGAGCAACAAG GTGAAAATTCAGCCTGTCGCCAAGTATGACTGGGAGCAGAAATACTACTATGGCAACTTGattgctgtgtccaactctttcttgGCCTATGCTATAAGGG CTGCCAACAACGGCTCAGCAATGGTGCGAGTGATCAGTGTCAGCACTTCAGAGCGGACCCTGCTCAAAGGCTTCACAGGCAGCGTGGCTGATCTGGCCTTTGCACACCTCAATTCCCCACAGCTGGCCTGCCTGGATGAGGCAGGCAACCTGTTTGTATGGCGCTTGGCCCTGATTAATGGCAAAATTCA AGAGGAGATCTTGGTCCACATCCGCCAGCCAGAGGGCACTCCACTGAACCACTTCCGCAGGATCATCTGGTGCCCCTTCATCCCCGAAGAGAGTGAGGACTGCTGTGAGGAGGGCAGCCCAACAGTGGCCCTGTTGCATGAGGACCGG GCTGAGGTGTGGGACCTAGACATGCTCCGCACCAACCACAGCACCTGGCCGGTGGACGTCACCCAGATCAAGCAGGGCTTCATCGTGGTAAAAGGCCACAGCACA TGCTTGAGTGAAGGGGCCCTCTCACCTGATGGGACTGTCCTGGCTACTGCAAGTCATGATGGCTTCGTCAAGTTCTGGCAGATCTACATTGAGGGACAGGATGAGCCACG GTGTTTACATGAGTGGAAGCCTCATGATGGGCggcccctctcctgcctcctgttCTGTGACAACCACAAGAAACAGGatcctga GGTCCCTTTCTGGAGGTTCCTCATTACTGGCGCTGACCAGAATCGGGAGCTGAAGATGTGGTGCACGGTGTCCTGGACCTGCCTGCAGACCATTCG CTTCTCCCCAGATATCTTCAGCCCCGTGAGTGTGCCCCCCAGCCTCAAGGTTTGCCTGGACCTCTCAGCGGAATATCTGATCCTCAGTGATGTGCAGCGGAAG GTCCTCTATGTGATGGAACTGCTGCAGAATCAGGAGGAGGGCCGGGCCTGCTTCAGCTCCATCTCTGAGTTTCTTCTCACCCACCCAGTACTGAGCTTCGGTATCCAGGTTGTCAGTCGCTGCCGGCTGCGGCACACAGAGGTGCTGCCTGCCGAGGAGGAGAACGACAGCCTCGGGGCCG ACGGGACCCACGGAGCAGGTGCCATGGAGTCTGCAGCTGGTGTGCTCATCAAGCTCTTCTGTGTGCACACTAA GGCATTGCAGGATGTCCAGATCCGCTTTCAGCCACAGCTGAACCCTGACGTTGTGGCCCCGCTCCCCTCACACCCTGCCCATGAAGACTTTG CATTTGGAGAGTCTCGGCCCGAGCTGGGCTCAGAGGGCCTGGGATCGGCCACTCAGGGCTCCCAGCCTGACCTCCGACGTATCGTGGAGTTGCCTGCACCAGCCGACTTCCTCAGTCTGAGCAGTGAGACCAAGCCCAAGCTGATGACACCTGACGCCTTCATGACGCCCAGCGCCTCCCTGCAGCAG ATCGCTGCGtctcccagcagcagcagcagcagcagcagctcctctcTCACAGCCGTGTCTGCCATGAGCAGTACTTCGGTCGTGGACCCCTCCTTGCCCAG GCCACCTGAGGAGCTGACCTTGAGCCCCAAGCTACAGCTGGATGGCGGTCTGACCATGAGCAGCAGCAGCCTGCAGGCAAGCCCACGTGGGCTCCTGCCCGGCCTGCTCCCAGGTCCAGCCGACAAACTGACTCCCAAAGGGCCTGGTCAG GTGCCTACTGCTGCCTCTGCACTCGCCCTGGAGCTGCAGGAAGTGGAACCCCTGGGGCTGCCTCAGGCTTCTCCCAGCCGCACCCGCTCCCCCGATGTTATCTCCTCAGCCTCCACTGCCTTGTCCCAGGACATCCCTGAGATCGCATCTGAGGCACTGTCCCGTGGCTTTGGCGCCTCCGCTCCTGAgggcctagagccagacagcatGGCCTCAGCAGCCTCGGCACTCCACCTGTTGTCCCCAAGGCCCCGGCCAGGGCCTGAGCTTGGCCCCCAGCTTAGCCTGGATGGGAGCCCTGGGGATGGGGATCGGCATAGTACCCCTTCCCTCCTAGAGGCAGCCTTGACCCAGGAGGCCACAGCCCCTGACAGTCAGGTCTGGCCTACAGCCCCAGATATCACTCGCGAGACCTGCAGCAGCCTGGCCGAGAG cccccggAACGGCCTCCAGGAAAAGCACAAGAGCCTGGCCTTCCACCGACCACCTTACCACCTGCTGCAGCAACACGACAGCCAGGACGCCAGTGCCGAGCAAAG TGACCATGATGACGAGGTGGCCAGCCTCGCCTCTGCCGCAGGGAACTTTGGCACCAAAGTGCCCACTCCACGTCTTCCAGCCAAGGACTGGAAGACCAAGGGATCCCCTCGGGCCTCACCCAAGCTCAAGAGAAAGGGCAAAAAGGATGACGG GGATTCATCCTTGGGATCCCggctcacagagcaccag GTGGCAGAAACCCCTGAGAACTGGCCGGCACTGATCTGGCAGCAGCAGAGAGAGCTGGCACAGCTGCGGCACAGCCAAGAAGAGCTGCTGCAGCGCTTGTGTACCCAGCTTGAAGGCCTTCAGAGCACCGTCACAGGCCACGTGGAGCGAGCCCTGGAGTCAAGGCACGAGCAGGAGC AGCGGCGACTGGAGCGGGCCCTGGCTGAGGGGCAGCAGCGGGGTGGGCAGCTGCAGGAGCAGCTGACGCAGCAGCTATCCCAGGCACTGTCTTCAGCGGTAGCAGGGCGGCTGGAGCGCAGCATACGGGATGAGATCAAGAAGACGGTTCCTCCGT GTGTCTCCCGGAGTCTAGAGCCCGTGGCTGGCCAGCTCAGCAGCTCGGTGGCCACCAAACTCACAGCTGTGGAGAGTAGCATGAAAGAGAACATCTCTAAGCTGCTCAAGTCCAAG AACTTGACAGATGCCATTGCCCGAGCAGCCGCAGACACGTTACAGGGGCCAATGCAGGCCGCCTACCGGGAAGCCTTCCAGAGCGTGGTCCTGCCTGCCTTCGAGAAGAGCTGCCAGGCCATGTTCCAGCAGATCAATGACAGCTTCCGACTGGGCACACAGGAGT ACTTGCAGCAGTTGGAGAGTCACATGAAGAGCCGTAAGGCACGAGAGCAGGAGGCACGGGAGCCTGTGCTGGCCCAGCTGCGGGGCCTGGTCAGCACCTTGCAGGGGGCCACGGAGCAGATGGCGGCCACTGTATCTGGCAGCGTTCGGGCTGAGGTGCAGCACCAGCTGCACGTGGCCGTGGGCAG CCTGCAGGAGGCGATTCTAGCACAGGTACAGCGCATTGTGAAGGGCGAGGTGAGTGTGGCTCTTAAGGAGCAGCAGGCCGCCGTCACCTCTAGCATCATGCAGGCCATGCGCTCAGCCGCTGGCACGCCTGTCCCCGCTGCCCACCTCGACTGCCAAGCCCAGCAAGCCCACATCCTACAGCTGCTGCAGCAGGGCCACCTCAATCAGGCCTTCCAGCAG GCCCTGACAGCTGCTGACCTGAACCTGGTGCTATACGTGTGTGAAACAGTGGACCCAGGCCAGGTTTTTGGGCAGCCACCTTGCCCCCTCTCCCAGCCTGTACTCCTTTCTCTCATCCAGCAACTGGCCTCTGATCTTGGCACTCGAACTGACCTCAAGCTCAG CTACCTGGAAGAGGCTGTAATGCACCTGGACCACAGTGACCCCATCACTCGGGACCACATGGGCTCCGTCATGGCTCAGGTGCGCCAGAAGCTCTTCCAGTTCCTGCAAGCGGAGCCACACAACTCACTTGGCAAAGCGGCCCGGCGTCTCAGCCTCATGCTGCACGGCCTTATGACCCCCAGCCTCCCTTAG